A window of the Arachis duranensis cultivar V14167 chromosome 5, aradu.V14167.gnm2.J7QH, whole genome shotgun sequence genome harbors these coding sequences:
- the LOC107487415 gene encoding serine acetyltransferase 2, with translation MACLSRRWVPSPDMLSGEHLSHHHHHHHHHRIHGGEGVFGSGDGDEGYSKSCTSLPSSAYRLEKVFPVYAMCGSDPESASVLDGSDPVWEAVKEEAKLEAEKEPILSSFLYASILSHDCLEQALAFVIANRLQNPTLLATQLIDIFCNVIMHDKDIQQSIRLDVQAFKDRDPACLSYCTAILYMKGYHSLQVYRVAHALWHQGRKVLALALQSRVSEVFGIDIHPAAKIGEGILLDHGTGVVIGETAVVGNRVSLMQGVTLGGTGKGTGDRHPKVGEGVLIGASATILGNIIIGEGSMIAAGSLVLKDVPPHSVVAGIPANIIGGLHEHDPSLTMKHDATKDFFTK, from the exons ATGGCTTGCCTGAGCCGCCGCTGGGTCCCTAGTCCTGACATGCTCTCCGGAGAACACTTgtcccaccaccaccaccaccatcatcacCACCGCATCCACGGGGGCGAAGGCGTTTTCGGTTCCGGCGACGGGGACGAGGGCTACTCCAAGAGCTGCacctctcttccttcttctgcGTACCGGTTGGAGAAGGTTTTTCCCGTTTACGCCATGTGCGGGTCCGACCCGGAGTCTGCGTCCGTGTTAGACGGGTCTGACCCAGTTTGGGAGGCTGTTAAAGAAGAAGCGAAGTTGGAG GCAGAAAAGGAGCCAATCTTGAGCAGCTTCTTGTATGCAAGCATTCTATCGCATGATTGCTTGGAGCAAGCGTTGGCGTTTGTTATTGCAAACCGGCTCCAGAATCCTACCCTTTTGGCTACCCAGCTGATTGATATTTTTTGCAATGTGATCATGCATGACAAAGATATTCAACAATCCATTCGCCTTGATGTCCAG GCATTCAAAGATAGGGATCCTGCTTGTTTGTCATATTGCACAGCAATTTTGTATATGAAG GGTTACCATTCTCTGCAAGTTTATAGAGTAGCCCATGCATTATGGCACCAGGGACGCAAAGTTTTGGCCTTGGCTTTGCAAAGCCGAGTAAGTGAG GTTTTTGGAATTGATATTCATCCAG CTGCAAAAATTGGGGAGGGAATTTTATTAGATCATGGGACTGGCGTGGTTATTGGTGAAACTGCTGTTGTTGGAAACAGAGTTTCATTAATGCAA GGTGTAACATTAGGAGGCACGGGGAAGGGAACAGGTGATCGTCATCCCAAGGTAGGCGAAGGTGTGCTGATTGGTGCTAGTGCAACTATACTTGGGAATATAATAATTGGTGAAGGTTCAATGATAGCTGCTGGATCCCTGGTGTTAAAAGATGTCCCTCCCCACAG TGTTGTGGCAGGGATACCAGCAAATATTATTGGAGGTCTTCATGAGCATGACCCATCTTTAACCATGAAACATG ATGCTACAAAGGATTTTTTTACAAAGTAG